The window CCGTCTCGCTGGAGCTGTCCGAGCACTTCGATTTCCCCACCGCCGCCAAGCAGGCGCGCAAGGTCATCGAGAAGATCCTGGCGAACAAGCCGGCCAACGGCTCCCTGTTCAACGTGAACCTCCCCGCGCACGCTCGGGGAGAGGCCAAGGGCGTGCGGGTGGTTCCCATGGATCTGGGCCGCCACGGCGAAGGCTTTGAGCGCAGGCAGGATCCTCGCGGCCGGACCTACTACTGGATGACCTACACCCCGCCTCGCGAGATCCCCGGTCCCGAGACCGACCTCACGGCCCTGGGCGACGGCTACATCACCGTCACCCCGCTCCACTTCGACATGACCCGCCACGAACGGCTTGAGGAAGTCGGCGGCTGGGACTGGAAGGACTGATCGAGGACGACGCCCGAACCTCCCGCCACCCTGCTCAACGGCTGAATCGCCCCTGGAACGCCACGCGGAGCCGGTGCAGCCAGGGCGGGAGATTCGGGGCGCCCACCCCCAGGACCCAGGCCTTGCGGCAGAGGTCCGAGAGGTTGGGGCCGGCCCCGTACACCAGGCAGGGGTGGTGGAAGGTCGCGTCGCCGGCGCGGAGCGATGAGGTGTAGACGGTCGCCGGGTCGATGGCGGCGGAGGTCTCCATGCCGGAGTTCTCGTCGCCGCGGCGCCAGTGGTGGGGGAGCTTTGGCCCCAGATGCGAGCCGGGGACGAACCGGATGGCGCCGCCGGAGGCGTCGACGTCTTCGAGCGCCATCCAGAAGTAGCCGTAGGACTTGGGCTCGCGTTTGCCGGTCAGTCCGTAGACGGCGGCGTCCTGATGCCAGGGGGACTCGACTTCGGGAAGCCCCACCGGCATGTAGACGGCGACGTCCCAGAGGATGGGCGCCGTCTTGCCGAGGAAGGACCGTGCAGCCCCCAGCGTGGCGGGTTCCAGAATGTGGCGCAACTCGGGGTCGAGCCGGAGGATGTTGCGGATCGCCGGGATCCCCGGCCGCCCGGCGCGAGCGGATTCGGGGGCCAGGTCGTCGACGTGCCCCGGCGGCAGATCCTGAATCCGTTCATAGAGCCCGTCGATCGTCTGTCGGATCAACGTCGCGGTGGTCGTATCGACAAACCCCGCCACGAAGGCGAAGCCCTCGCGCTGGTACAGAGACTTCAAATCCCGTCCGACGGGTTCGGCAATCGGCCTCGTCCCCGCTTCGCCGGCCGGGCCGGTTTTCAATCCTGCCATGTTCGCTCCTCGTCATGACGACGGGGTTCGCCCGTATCCAAGGGCGCCTCCTATCCTGAGCCTAGTTCAGGAATGTGAGGCGGGCGTTCTCGGGCGAGGATTCGAGGCCGATCGGGTCGCGAGGCCCCGAGTTGGATATTGAACGGCCCGGGTCGCCATCCGTGACGACGGCGGGCGACGGCGACATCACCGTCGCCCCGACGAGGACGACGCCCGGGCCTTCCCGGCGCTCGTCATCGGCCGAACCGTTGCTTGAACGCCACGCGGAGCCGGTGCAGCCAGGGCGGGAGATTCGGGGCGCCCACGCCCAGGACCCAGGCCTTGCGGCAGCGGTCGGAGAGGTTGGGGCCGGCCCCGTGGAGCAGCCAGGGGTGGTGGAAGGTCGCGTCGCCGGCGCGGAGGGAGGCGGTGTAGACGGTCGCCGGATCGATGGCGGCGGAGGTCTCCATGCCGGAGTTCTCGTCGCCGCGGCGCCAGTGGTGGGGGAGCTTCGGCCCCAGGTGCGAGCCGGGGACGAACCGGATGGCGCCGCCGGAGGCGTCGACGTCTTCGAGCGCCATCCAGAAGTAGCCGTAGGACTTGGGCTCGCGTTTTCCGGTCAGTCCGTAGACGGCGGCGTCCTGGTGCCAGGGGGACTCGACCTCGGGGTGCCCGGCCGGCATGTAGACGGCGGCGTCCCAGAGGATGGGCGCCGTCTTGCCGAGGAAGGACCGTGCAGCCCCCAGCGCGGCGGGTTCCAGAATGCGACGCAACTCGGGGTCGAGCCGGAGAATGTTGCGGATCGCCGGGATTCCCGGCCGTCCGGCGCGGACGGACTCAGGGTCCAGGTTGTAGACGTGACCTGGCGGCAAGTCATGGATCTGCTCGTAAAACCCGTCGATCGTCTGCCGGATCCTCGTCGCGGTGGTCGTATCGACGAGCCCCGCCACAACGGCGAAGCCCTCGCGCTGATACAGGGCTCCCAGATCTCGCCTGGCGGGATCCGTGTTTAGTTTCGTCCGTGCTTCACCGGCCGAGCCGGTTCTCAATCCTGCCATGTTCGCTCCTCATCATGACGACCGGGGTCGCCTCTTCCCGTGGGCGCCTCCTTTCTTGAGCCTAGTTCAGGAACGCGAGACTGGTGATCCCGGGCGAGGATTCGAGGCCGATCGGGTCGCGAGTCCCCAGGGCGGACGGACAAGACGGGCACCGTCGCCATCCGTGACGGCGACGATCGAAGGTTGCTCGTGTGAAGATTCAAGGCTGAGTCGCGTCGCCGCGAAGCGCCGTCGTGAAGCGATCGAGAGACGTCGCCGTCGTGTTGCGCCAACACTCATGGAGGCGGCCTTGTACGCCGCCGGGGTCGGCGGAATGATGCGTGGGTCGGGAGGGACCTCGGAGGCGATCGACGAAGATCGGGTGGGGCGAGGCAGGTGAAGAGGCCTCTTCTCAGCCACGACAGGCCGAGCCGAGAACTTGTGTTTTTTCAAAACTCAATGAAGATGGAGGCTCTGATGAAGAAGCTCGTTTACCTGGCGGCTCTGTTTGGGATGGGCTTGGCGACGACCGCGGTTCAGGCCGATCCGATCCTCTGGATCTGCGACAACAACGGCGACATCGGCCGGGTGGACGTCGCCACCGGCAACGTGCTGAACGTCTACAGCGCGGGCGTGACGCTGACCGACATCGCGTTCGATTCCGCGGGCAACCTGTACGGGATCAGCTTCACCAACTTCTACTCGATCAATACGTCGGGCCCGAACATCGGCCATGCCAACCTGGTCGGCTCGCTCAACCCTCCCGGCCCCGGCGACGGCGGCAACGGCGGGATGAACTCCCTGGTCTTCTCCAGCACGGGCGTGGCCTACGCGATGAGCAACGCCACTAACGACCTCTACACGATCAACACGAGCACGGGCGCCGCCACGGCGCTGTCCGGGGGCGTCGGCGCCTACCGTTCGTCGGGCGACCTGGCGTTCCACAACGGCAGCCTCTACCTGACGACCACGTCGAACGACCTGATCCGGGTGAACATGGGGCCGGTCTCGGCGACGCTCGTCGGCGCCCTCGGGGTGTCGAACGCCTTCGGCCTTGCCAACGGCGACAACAACGTCCTGTACGGCGTGGCCGGCACGAACATCTACACGGTCAACACCTTGACCGGGGCGGCGACGTTCCTGAGGAGCTATGCCAACGCCCAGGGCCTTGGCTCGGCCAACGGTGCGGCCTTCTATCTGGAGGCGACGCCCGTCCCCGAGCCCAGCAGCGTGGTGATGATGCTCGCCGGCGGCCTCGGCCTGGCGGCCGTCGCCCGGCGGCGCCGCGCGGTCTGATCGATCAGACGCGTGAGACGAACCAAAACCAAGAGGAGGGGCCCCGCGCTGCTGGCGCGGGGCCCCTCCTCGTTTGACACCCGCCGCCGCGAATCGCGATCAGGGGTTCTTCAGATCAGGGTATTCCAGGATGACGAGCTTGTGCTGCTGTTCGTCGTAGCCGTACTTCTGGTAGTGCGGGAGCAGGGGCAGGGAGATGTTGTTGGGCTTGATGATGCCTTCCATGAACTCGTTGTAGTCCTTGGGGAGGCGGTCGTTCTCGGCCTGATAGAGGTTCATCGCGTGCTGGATCTTGAGGATGGACGTCTGGCCGATCATGGTGACGTAGGCGTTGCCCTGGAGGGTGATCGGGTCCTTGGCGGTGATCTTGGGCTTCTCGATCACGTTGGCCCCCTGCGCGACCTCGGGCTCGATCTTTTTGATCTCGCTGGTGCGCTCGCCGACGATGAACTTGGGCTCCGGCTTCTCGGCAGGGGCGTGGGCGACGGCGTTCTTCTTGCCGCCGGCCTTGGTGACGTGCCGGGGTTCTTCGCAGCCGGCGAGGATCGTCAAGAAGGCCGCGGCCAGGCCGAGACTCAGGATGCGCGGGGACATGGGCGGGTTCTCCGGGGTTCGTGCGGATCGGTTCGCGGGCTTCGCTTCAGGCCCCGTCGGCGGGGCGGACGGTGAACGTGAGGGACTGGCCGT of the Paludisphaera rhizosphaerae genome contains:
- the surE gene encoding 5'/3'-nucleotidase SurE, which gives rise to MHILLTNDDGVFAPGLRALRKELLKLGEVTVAAPALEQSGVAHTITLLNPLVVKQVDDDDGKTLGWSIEGSPADSVKLAICELMRRPPDLIVSGINSGANAGINVLYSGTVAAAIEGAFFKITSIAVSLELSEHFDFPTAAKQARKVIEKILANKPANGSLFNVNLPAHARGEAKGVRVVPMDLGRHGEGFERRQDPRGRTYYWMTYTPPREIPGPETDLTALGDGYITVTPLHFDMTRHERLEEVGGWDWKD
- a CDS encoding phytanoyl-CoA dioxygenase family protein; the encoded protein is MAGLKTGPAGEAGTRPIAEPVGRDLKSLYQREGFAFVAGFVDTTTATLIRQTIDGLYERIQDLPPGHVDDLAPESARAGRPGIPAIRNILRLDPELRHILEPATLGAARSFLGKTAPILWDVAVYMPVGLPEVESPWHQDAAVYGLTGKREPKSYGYFWMALEDVDASGGAIRFVPGSHLGPKLPHHWRRGDENSGMETSAAIDPATVYTSSLRAGDATFHHPCLVYGAGPNLSDLCRKAWVLGVGAPNLPPWLHRLRVAFQGRFSR
- a CDS encoding PEP-CTERM sorting domain-containing protein — its product is MKKLVYLAALFGMGLATTAVQADPILWICDNNGDIGRVDVATGNVLNVYSAGVTLTDIAFDSAGNLYGISFTNFYSINTSGPNIGHANLVGSLNPPGPGDGGNGGMNSLVFSSTGVAYAMSNATNDLYTINTSTGAATALSGGVGAYRSSGDLAFHNGSLYLTTTSNDLIRVNMGPVSATLVGALGVSNAFGLANGDNNVLYGVAGTNIYTVNTLTGAATFLRSYANAQGLGSANGAAFYLEATPVPEPSSVVMMLAGGLGLAAVARRRRAV
- a CDS encoding phytanoyl-CoA dioxygenase family protein, with product MAGLRTGSAGEARTKLNTDPARRDLGALYQREGFAVVAGLVDTTTATRIRQTIDGFYEQIHDLPPGHVYNLDPESVRAGRPGIPAIRNILRLDPELRRILEPAALGAARSFLGKTAPILWDAAVYMPAGHPEVESPWHQDAAVYGLTGKREPKSYGYFWMALEDVDASGGAIRFVPGSHLGPKLPHHWRRGDENSGMETSAAIDPATVYTASLRAGDATFHHPWLLHGAGPNLSDRCRKAWVLGVGAPNLPPWLHRLRVAFKQRFGR